ATCGGGATCTCGTGGAGCGCGTGGCGACGGACACTCGCGGTTTCGGGGAGCGCGGGATGCGGCATCTTTCCATCCCCTCTGCCATCTTTTTGATCAGTTTTTGAACTGAAGGGGCGACACGCCCGGCCGTGTTGCACGAAGGAATGTAGCGAACACTTCCGATGATGGCGGCCGAGAGGTGCCGCTGAAACAGAACCTTCTTCCCAGTCCGACGCCTCCGACCAGGACCATAAGTACTATTCCTTCGGTGAATGGCGGGAAGTCACACTTCAAGCAACGACCTGGCTGACGAGGAAACTCCTCAACCGTTGTGAGAGGGAGAGCACGATGCCCCCTGAACCGGTAGAAGACGCGACGCCGGGACCAATGGCCGGCCAAGACCGCGAATCCCTGGAGCGGGAGATCATCTCACTTTACGCGAATGAGCTGGATTATCCGGAAGAGATCGTCACCGCGGACGCCGACCTGGAAGCGGACCTGGGAATGGAGTCCATGGAGCGAACGGACCTGTTCCTGCAGGTGGCCGAGAAGTACGACATCACTGAACAGGTAAAGGGCATGGAGGTGCGGAACTACCCGACCATCGGAGACATCGCCGCCCTGGTGGCCGAGCACGTGACGTGAAAAGCGGGTGATCATGTCCGAGACCGTGGCGATCGTCGGAATGGGCGCGGTCCTGCCCGGAATCAACGGGGCGGACGACCTC
The nucleotide sequence above comes from Actinopolyspora erythraea. Encoded proteins:
- a CDS encoding acyl carrier protein translates to MAGQDRESLEREIISLYANELDYPEEIVTADADLEADLGMESMERTDLFLQVAEKYDITEQVKGMEVRNYPTIGDIAALVAEHVT